In Mucilaginibacter boryungensis, a single window of DNA contains:
- a CDS encoding zf-HC2 domain-containing protein, which yields MDCDKYKELFTGWIDKDLPPAERVKLEQHLSDCPGCKEELAAMKELWREMGTIETPAPSAHMQVKFEAMLDTFKEEAASKGNIWAELKEKLSQFWLVQPRLPMAYSLVIILISFACGYWVFNAGKGGQQDKQLQALSSQVHELKQTMMLAMLENPSASERIKGVSYTSEIKHVDQQVIDALLATLNNDPNVNVRLSTLDALAQLAGHPEVRAGLIKSITEQDSPLMQSAIADVMLKLQEKRSVGEFKELLKQKNLDHGVRNKIKETINSLI from the coding sequence ATGGATTGTGATAAATATAAGGAGCTGTTTACCGGCTGGATAGATAAAGACCTGCCGCCGGCCGAGCGGGTGAAACTGGAACAACACCTGAGCGATTGCCCCGGTTGTAAAGAAGAATTAGCCGCCATGAAGGAATTGTGGAGAGAAATGGGCACTATTGAAACCCCTGCCCCATCGGCACACATGCAGGTGAAGTTTGAAGCCATGCTGGATACTTTCAAGGAAGAGGCGGCATCTAAAGGGAATATTTGGGCGGAACTAAAAGAAAAGCTAAGCCAGTTTTGGCTGGTGCAGCCGCGCTTGCCTATGGCTTACAGCCTGGTGATTATTTTGATAAGCTTTGCCTGCGGTTATTGGGTATTTAATGCAGGTAAAGGCGGGCAGCAGGATAAGCAACTACAGGCACTGAGCAGCCAGGTGCATGAGTTAAAACAAACCATGATGCTGGCCATGCTGGAGAACCCGTCGGCATCTGAAAGGATTAAGGGGGTGAGCTACACCAGCGAGATAAAGCACGTAGACCAGCAGGTAATTGATGCTTTACTGGCCACGCTGAATAACGACCCGAACGTAAACGTACGCCTGAGTACGCTGGATGCACTGGCACAGCTGGCCGGTCACCCGGAAGTGCGGGCGGGACTTATAAAATCTATCACCGAACAGGATTCGCCACTGATGCAATCGGCCATTGCGGATGTGATGCTGAAACTGCAAGAGAAACGGTCGGTAGGTGAATTTAAAGAACTTTTAAAACAAAAGAATCTTGACCACGGTGTCAGGAACAAGATCAAAGAGACGATTAACAGTTTAATTTAA
- a CDS encoding DUF4097 family beta strand repeat-containing protein: MKKLVLIALLAGWGHTFAQKKSYDVEFKDHISKQFTPQQSAAATVFALYNVFGSVKVEGYNGNQVVIEIDETISARDAEEMAKAKAEFKLGFDQKADSIIAYTAEPYDTRPHSGRWNNDGDRHRYYTVKLDYTVKVPNNININVGTVNSGNVGVKDVYGSLKVNNVNGAISIINAKGTTVARTINGNLTINYLSNPPEASSYYTLNGKLEATFPSDLAANVQFKSMNGQFYTDFPDTEVLPTEITKTENKKAGGTTYRLNKNTAIKIGKGGKVFKFETLNGNIYIKKA; this comes from the coding sequence ATGAAGAAGTTAGTATTGATCGCGCTTTTAGCGGGATGGGGCCATACTTTTGCCCAAAAAAAGTCGTACGACGTTGAATTTAAAGACCATATCAGCAAGCAGTTTACACCTCAACAATCGGCGGCAGCTACCGTATTTGCCCTTTACAATGTATTTGGCAGCGTTAAAGTTGAAGGCTACAACGGCAACCAGGTTGTAATTGAAATAGACGAAACTATCTCGGCCCGCGATGCCGAGGAAATGGCCAAAGCAAAAGCTGAATTTAAACTGGGCTTCGACCAAAAAGCCGACAGCATTATCGCTTACACTGCCGAACCTTATGATACCCGTCCGCATAGCGGCCGCTGGAATAATGATGGGGACAGGCACCGTTACTACACCGTAAAGTTGGACTACACCGTGAAAGTACCCAACAATATAAATATTAATGTTGGCACTGTAAACAGCGGTAATGTTGGTGTGAAAGACGTGTACGGCAGCCTGAAAGTAAATAATGTAAACGGCGCTATCAGCATTATAAATGCCAAAGGCACTACCGTTGCACGCACCATAAATGGCAACCTTACCATTAATTATTTAAGTAACCCGCCCGAGGCATCAAGCTATTATACATTAAACGGCAAACTGGAGGCTACATTTCCTTCAGATTTGGCAGCCAACGTACAGTTTAAAAGTATGAACGGCCAATTTTACACCGACTTTCCCGATACCGAGGTATTACCTACCGAGATCACCAAAACAGAAAACAAAAAGGCTGGCGGCACCACCTACCGCTTAAATAAAAACACTGCCATAAAAATTGGCAAAGGCGGCAAAGTATTCAAATTTGAAACGCTTAACGGCAATATTTATATTAAAAAAGCATAA
- a CDS encoding DUF4097 family beta strand repeat-containing protein, translating into MKAIKFTGLVALALTLSTRLMAQESQQLTVPLSDPGKPYKIDVHTISGSIKVSVYDGKDIIIDAQSEHGRKDRKEISNGMRRISSGENLDISASEKSNKVSINNNLPGKMASLTIKIPRGATNINLSTINGGSITADDISGDMEMNNTNGAIKLTNVSGSVVANTTNGNVTVSFKSVEPNAAMAFTTLNGNVDVTFPASLKANIKARSDQGNVYSDFDMVTEKSPAKSTKSAKDGMYRITVEDWVNGKINGGGPEILMKNMNGNIYIRKAK; encoded by the coding sequence ATGAAAGCAATAAAATTTACAGGCCTGGTAGCATTAGCCCTAACCCTAAGCACCCGCCTGATGGCACAGGAATCGCAACAGTTAACCGTCCCGTTGAGCGATCCGGGCAAACCGTACAAAATTGATGTACACACCATAAGCGGCTCTATAAAAGTTAGTGTGTATGATGGAAAAGACATAATAATTGATGCCCAAAGCGAGCATGGCCGCAAGGACCGCAAGGAAATCAGCAACGGTATGAGGCGTATATCAAGTGGCGAAAACCTGGATATTAGTGCTTCCGAGAAAAGCAATAAAGTAAGCATTAACAATAATTTACCCGGCAAAATGGCATCGTTAACTATTAAAATACCACGTGGTGCCACAAATATCAATCTAAGTACCATCAATGGCGGAAGCATTACTGCCGATGATATTAGCGGCGATATGGAAATGAACAATACCAATGGCGCCATTAAACTCACCAACGTATCCGGCTCGGTAGTAGCCAACACTACTAATGGTAACGTAACTGTAAGTTTTAAATCGGTCGAGCCGAATGCGGCTATGGCTTTTACTACGCTTAACGGCAATGTTGATGTAACTTTCCCGGCCAGTTTAAAGGCCAATATTAAAGCACGATCTGACCAGGGCAATGTTTACAGCGACTTTGATATGGTAACCGAAAAAAGCCCGGCAAAATCAACTAAAAGCGCTAAAGACGGCATGTACCGCATAACCGTTGAAGATTGGGTTAACGGTAAAATAAACGGCGGTGGCCCCGAAATACTGATGAAGAATATGAACGGCAATATCTATATCCGCAAAGCGAAATAA
- a CDS encoding TonB-dependent receptor, with the protein MKTLTLAFLATWLGFALNFAQAQSPEGKIFGQVLDDHKQPAIAATVVLVTAKDSATVKTGQADAQGRFVFSNIGNGAYRLQVRNVGFKTYRSDVVYISTEKSLVNLTPITLQPGGTTLKEVAVTAQKSYIEQKVDRMVVNVGSSITNTGANALEALEKAPGVIVDVNGGISFKGKSSVMILIDDKPTYLSGDDLINYLKSIPASHLDQIELMTNPPAKYDASGNAGIINIKTKHSKIKGFNGSAAANAGLAKYWRTSESFNMNYRVDKINFFLLEGYSIQNSYRRLDVGRTYFDAGNNVRSSYTEVAFFNPSFYNSNLKTGVDYYISPKTTLGVVLSGVISTGDNHNPVNSFLKNAAGKIDSTVVAENNTNYKNYNGGINFNYSHKYDSLGTNITADFDYVRYSNHRDQSFYNTTYNASGALGSNQNIIDNLPVYVNIWSGKTDYSLPFNKKTRLDLGLKTSYVNTDNAANYFNIVNNVTTVDNNNTNRFIYKENVNAAYANFSQEWKRFSLQAGLRAENTRVNAHQLGNALGQDSSFVKNYTDLFPTAFVLYKLDSAGSNSVSVSYGRRIDRPAYQDLNPFIIILDKYSAFTGNPFLRPQFTNNYQLSYSYKSMLVLSAGYSYVTDYRVEYDYQKGDIFFANSINLGSRAEKNVAAITNLDPFKWWHFYLDAEYNWTRYKGQLGTIPVDNTTAYCFINNTNQFTLSHGWSAELTMFYVSPFTDSQFTHIARKQLNMGLQKKILNNNGAIKLSARDLFKGNYSAGNIRNVPGAAITYHNDNANRSVTLGFSYNFGKSANIPKKRNTGSADSEKNRAGN; encoded by the coding sequence ATGAAAACATTAACCCTGGCTTTTTTAGCCACATGGCTGGGCTTTGCCCTGAATTTTGCACAAGCCCAATCGCCCGAAGGCAAAATATTCGGGCAGGTGCTGGACGATCATAAACAACCTGCCATTGCAGCAACCGTAGTTTTAGTTACCGCAAAGGATTCAGCAACGGTTAAAACCGGACAGGCTGACGCACAGGGTAGGTTTGTATTTAGTAATATCGGCAACGGGGCCTATCGTTTACAGGTACGTAATGTGGGTTTTAAAACTTATCGCAGCGATGTTGTCTATATTTCTACTGAAAAATCATTAGTTAACTTAACCCCAATCACGCTTCAGCCTGGCGGGACAACCTTGAAAGAGGTGGCAGTAACCGCGCAAAAGTCATACATTGAACAAAAGGTTGACCGCATGGTGGTGAACGTAGGGTCATCTATAACCAATACCGGCGCAAACGCGCTTGAAGCATTAGAGAAAGCCCCGGGTGTAATTGTGGATGTGAATGGTGGTATCAGCTTCAAAGGAAAATCGAGCGTGATGATATTGATAGATGATAAGCCTACCTATCTTTCGGGCGACGACCTGATCAACTACCTTAAATCGATCCCCGCCTCGCATCTTGACCAGATAGAGCTAATGACCAACCCGCCCGCCAAATACGATGCATCGGGCAATGCAGGGATCATCAATATCAAAACCAAACATTCAAAAATAAAAGGGTTCAATGGTTCGGCCGCGGCAAACGCTGGCCTTGCTAAGTACTGGCGTACTTCCGAAAGTTTTAACATGAATTACAGGGTAGATAAGATTAACTTTTTCCTGCTGGAAGGTTACAGCATACAAAACTCCTACCGCCGGCTGGATGTAGGCCGAACTTACTTTGATGCCGGCAACAACGTCAGATCATCGTATACCGAGGTTGCTTTCTTTAATCCATCTTTCTATAACAGCAATTTAAAAACCGGTGTAGATTATTATATATCACCCAAAACCACCTTAGGTGTGGTGCTTAGCGGCGTCATATCAACCGGTGATAATCACAACCCGGTCAATAGCTTTTTAAAGAACGCCGCGGGTAAGATCGATTCGACCGTTGTTGCGGAGAACAACACCAACTACAAAAATTACAACGGCGGCATTAATTTTAACTATAGCCACAAATACGATAGCCTGGGCACAAATATCACGGCCGATTTTGATTATGTGCGCTACAGTAATCACCGCGATCAGTCTTTTTACAACACTACTTATAATGCCTCAGGCGCTTTGGGCAGCAATCAAAATATTATTGATAACCTGCCGGTATACGTTAATATCTGGTCGGGTAAAACAGATTACAGCTTACCTTTTAATAAAAAAACAAGGCTTGACCTTGGCCTGAAAACCAGCTATGTAAATACTGATAACGCGGCCAACTACTTCAACATTGTAAACAATGTTACTACGGTAGATAATAACAACACTAACCGTTTTATATATAAGGAAAATGTTAACGCGGCCTATGCAAACTTTAGTCAGGAATGGAAGCGTTTTTCCCTGCAAGCAGGCTTACGGGCCGAAAATACCCGCGTAAATGCCCACCAGTTGGGTAATGCCCTGGGGCAGGATTCATCATTTGTAAAAAACTATACTGATCTGTTTCCTACTGCTTTTGTGCTTTATAAACTGGATTCGGCAGGGTCGAATAGCGTGAGTGTTTCTTATGGCCGCCGTATAGACAGGCCTGCCTACCAGGATCTGAATCCATTCATTATCATCCTGGATAAGTACAGTGCTTTTACGGGTAACCCGTTTTTAAGACCGCAGTTTACCAATAATTACCAGCTTAGCTATAGCTATAAAAGCATGCTGGTCTTATCGGCAGGGTATAGCTATGTTACCGATTACAGGGTTGAATACGATTACCAAAAAGGCGACATATTTTTTGCCAATAGCATTAACCTGGGCAGCCGGGCCGAAAAAAATGTTGCGGCTATAACCAATCTCGATCCGTTTAAATGGTGGCATTTTTACCTGGATGCCGAATATAACTGGACACGCTACAAGGGCCAATTGGGTACTATACCGGTTGATAACACTACCGCTTACTGTTTCATAAACAATACCAACCAGTTTACCTTATCGCATGGCTGGAGCGCGGAGCTAACCATGTTTTATGTTTCACCTTTTACCGATTCGCAATTTACCCACATAGCGCGCAAGCAATTAAACATGGGCCTGCAAAAAAAGATATTAAACAACAATGGCGCTATAAAACTAAGCGCGCGTGACCTTTTCAAGGGTAATTATTCAGCCGGTAACATCAGGAATGTACCCGGTGCGGCCATTACCTATCATAACGATAATGCCAACCGTTCGGTAACGCTGGGTTTTAGCTATAACTTTGGTAAATCGGCAAACATCCCTAAAAAACGCAATACAGGCAGCGCGGATAGCGAAAAGAACAGGGCAGGCAATTGA
- a CDS encoding S9 family peptidase, whose translation MNKFLLTAIPLALALSAGAQQAYTAKDYERAESQMAGALTPLVTRSGIGTRINWTTDDRFWYREGNQFMMFNPKNGSKGAAFDHAKLAAALSTASGKTYTADALPFEAITIPADGKGVVFMADGKQWKFDGSQVVPDSSPMQAAATGGFGGRGRRGGFGRGGNPNENLSPDGKKAVFIKDFNLYVRDNTTNKVTQLTTDGVKDNGYATDNAGWAQGDRPILVWSPDSKKIATFQQDERQVNNMYLVNTKVGAPDLRAWKYPLPGDKVIPMLRRVIINVDEPKVISLKCDPDPHRSTLSDDIKGGAGWADVYWSDDATKLVFASTNRDHKQENVRMADAATGDVREIFEETVKTQFESGWADVNWRYLSKTNEILWFSERDNWGHLYLYDANTGKLKNQVDKGDWVQASLQKVDEKNRVIYFMADGLEPENPYFSQLCKVGFDGKGFAVLTPGAGTHNVTFSPSGNYIIDTYSKPDVPPVTVLRDIKGKVITELEHTDISKLTATGWKPVIPFSTKAHDGKTDVYGLMWVPRNLDPNKKYPVIDYIYPGPQGGSVGSWAFSVTRGDNGALAELGFIVVEIEGTSNPYRSKSFHDMSYGNMADNTLGDQVSGIQQLATRYPYMDLSRVGIWGHSGGGFATAGAMFRYPDFFKVGIAESGNHENLNYEDNWGERYNGLTSNSDYNAQANENLAKNLKGKLLLAHGLMDNNVPPQNTLLVVEALERANKSFDLIVFPNSAHGYGQHSQYMMRRRWDYFVKNLLGVEPPVNYQMKPAGGFGQ comes from the coding sequence ATGAATAAATTTTTACTTACGGCTATCCCGCTGGCATTGGCATTAAGTGCCGGCGCCCAGCAAGCCTACACTGCTAAAGATTATGAACGTGCCGAAAGCCAGATGGCCGGGGCGCTTACCCCTTTAGTTACCCGCAGCGGTATTGGCACCCGCATAAACTGGACAACCGATGACCGCTTTTGGTATCGTGAAGGTAACCAGTTCATGATGTTCAACCCTAAAAATGGCAGCAAAGGTGCGGCTTTCGATCATGCTAAACTTGCGGCGGCATTATCAACCGCTTCAGGAAAAACCTATACTGCCGATGCCCTGCCATTTGAAGCCATAACTATCCCTGCGGATGGCAAAGGTGTGGTGTTTATGGCCGATGGCAAGCAATGGAAATTTGATGGCAGTCAAGTCGTGCCCGATTCGTCGCCGATGCAGGCAGCGGCTACGGGCGGCTTTGGTGGCCGCGGTCGCCGTGGTGGTTTTGGTCGTGGCGGTAACCCCAACGAGAACCTATCGCCCGACGGCAAAAAGGCCGTTTTTATAAAAGATTTTAATTTGTATGTGCGGGATAACACCACCAATAAGGTTACCCAGCTAACTACCGATGGCGTAAAGGATAATGGTTATGCCACCGATAATGCCGGTTGGGCACAGGGCGACAGGCCGATATTGGTATGGTCACCCGATTCAAAAAAGATAGCTACGTTCCAGCAGGATGAACGTCAGGTGAACAATATGTACCTGGTGAACACCAAAGTTGGCGCGCCCGATTTAAGGGCCTGGAAATACCCTTTACCGGGCGATAAGGTGATCCCGATGCTGCGCCGGGTGATCATTAATGTGGACGAGCCCAAGGTGATCAGTCTGAAATGTGATCCGGATCCGCACCGTTCAACCCTAAGCGACGATATTAAAGGCGGCGCTGGCTGGGCTGATGTATACTGGAGCGATGATGCTACCAAACTGGTATTCGCATCAACCAACCGCGACCACAAACAGGAAAACGTACGCATGGCCGATGCTGCTACCGGCGACGTGCGTGAGATATTTGAAGAAACTGTAAAGACCCAATTTGAATCGGGCTGGGCCGATGTAAACTGGCGCTACCTGAGCAAAACTAACGAGATCCTTTGGTTCTCGGAGCGCGACAACTGGGGGCACCTTTACCTGTACGATGCCAACACCGGCAAGCTAAAAAACCAGGTGGATAAAGGCGATTGGGTACAGGCCAGCTTGCAAAAAGTTGACGAGAAGAACCGCGTGATCTATTTTATGGCTGACGGTTTAGAGCCTGAAAACCCTTACTTCAGCCAGCTTTGCAAAGTTGGTTTTGATGGTAAAGGTTTTGCCGTGTTAACCCCCGGCGCTGGTACACATAATGTTACTTTCTCGCCATCGGGCAATTATATTATCGATACTTACTCAAAACCCGATGTTCCGCCGGTAACTGTATTGCGTGATATAAAAGGCAAAGTGATAACAGAACTGGAGCATACTGATATCTCAAAACTAACCGCCACAGGCTGGAAACCGGTTATCCCGTTTTCTACCAAAGCGCACGACGGAAAAACTGATGTTTACGGCCTGATGTGGGTACCCCGCAATCTTGACCCCAACAAAAAGTACCCGGTGATAGACTACATTTATCCCGGTCCCCAAGGCGGCAGCGTTGGTAGCTGGGCGTTCTCGGTAACCCGTGGCGATAACGGCGCCCTGGCCGAACTGGGTTTTATTGTAGTTGAAATTGAAGGCACCAGCAACCCGTACCGATCAAAAAGCTTCCACGATATGAGCTATGGCAACATGGCCGATAACACCCTGGGCGACCAGGTAAGCGGCATACAGCAGTTAGCCACCCGTTATCCGTATATGGACTTAAGCCGTGTGGGTATCTGGGGCCATTCAGGCGGTGGTTTTGCTACAGCCGGCGCTATGTTCCGCTACCCTGATTTCTTTAAGGTAGGTATTGCCGAATCGGGCAACCACGAGAACCTGAACTACGAGGATAACTGGGGCGAGCGTTACAATGGCTTAACCAGCAATTCGGATTACAACGCGCAGGCCAATGAAAACCTGGCTAAAAACCTGAAAGGTAAATTACTATTAGCCCACGGTTTAATGGATAACAACGTACCGCCGCAAAACACGCTGCTGGTTGTTGAAGCTCTGGAACGCGCCAACAAAAGTTTCGATTTGATCGTATTCCCTAACAGCGCCCATGGCTATGGCCAGCATTCGCAATATATGATGCGCCGTCGCTGGGATTATTTTGTTAAGAACCTGCTGGGTGTTGAACCACCGGTAAATTATCAGATGAAACCCGCGGGTGGTTTCGGGCAATAG
- a CDS encoding helix-turn-helix domain-containing protein → MHTATIEDFYRETASLIPEGINKEIGHFNIFPIADMVARHAKKQPMPYNRRAYYKISLIRGRNKAEYADKEVNIEKSALLFATPKIPYNYIPLDDDQGGFFCIFTHDFLIQSKSGVVLDDLPIFRPGAIPIFQLTDEATEEISLIFSKMHKELASDYAFKYDLLRNYVLELIHYGQKLQPATALYPSHTASARISSLFIELLERQFPIESPGQKLNLRTAKDYADRLAVHVNHLNKVLKEHTGKTTTDIITSRIVQEAKILLKQTDWNISEIAYSLGFEQVAHFSNFFRKQTKLAPVAFRT, encoded by the coding sequence ATGCACACCGCCACCATTGAGGATTTTTACCGGGAAACCGCATCGCTTATCCCCGAAGGGATCAATAAAGAGATAGGGCATTTTAATATCTTTCCTATTGCGGATATGGTGGCGCGCCATGCCAAGAAACAGCCAATGCCGTATAACCGCCGGGCTTACTATAAAATAAGCCTCATCCGCGGGCGCAACAAGGCTGAATATGCTGATAAAGAGGTGAACATTGAAAAGAGCGCGCTGCTGTTTGCCACGCCTAAGATCCCCTATAATTATATCCCGCTGGATGATGACCAGGGGGGCTTTTTCTGCATTTTTACGCACGATTTTTTGATACAATCCAAAAGCGGGGTAGTATTGGATGACCTTCCGATTTTCAGGCCGGGCGCCATACCTATATTCCAGTTAACCGACGAAGCTACTGAAGAGATCAGCCTTATCTTCAGCAAAATGCATAAAGAACTGGCTTCCGATTATGCCTTCAAGTACGATTTGCTGCGTAACTATGTTTTGGAATTGATACATTACGGCCAAAAGCTACAACCGGCAACGGCTTTATACCCATCGCATACGGCATCGGCCAGGATATCGTCTTTATTTATCGAGTTGTTAGAGCGGCAGTTCCCTATAGAATCGCCGGGACAAAAACTAAACCTGCGCACCGCCAAAGATTATGCCGACCGCTTAGCCGTGCATGTAAACCACCTGAACAAGGTATTAAAAGAACATACCGGCAAAACCACCACCGATATTATAACCAGCCGCATTGTGCAGGAAGCCAAAATCCTCCTCAAACAAACCGACTGGAATATATCCGAAATTGCCTACAGCCTGGGCTTCGAGCAGGTAGCGCATTTCTCTAACTTTTTCCGCAAGCAAACTAAATTGGCGCCAGTGGCTTTCAGGACTTAG
- a CDS encoding SDR family NAD(P)-dependent oxidoreductase, producing the protein MSTTNKIALVTGGSRGLGKNMALSLAKKGINVILTYNSNKDEAAAVVAEIEKTGAKAATLQLNAGDIKSFDGFIDQVKGVLKITFNTDRFDFLINNAGTALYKSFDQTTEDEFDTLVNIHFKGVFFLTQKALALINDGGRIINISSGLARFSNPGSSAYASMKGAIEVLSRYQAKELGERGIAVNVVAPGAIETDFGGGMVRDNPDVNARVADATALGRVGVPEDIGGIVAFLCTEEARWINAQRIEASGGMNI; encoded by the coding sequence ATGTCAACAACAAATAAAATAGCCCTGGTAACCGGCGGCAGTCGCGGTTTAGGCAAAAACATGGCCCTTAGCCTGGCAAAAAAAGGCATCAATGTTATCCTTACTTATAACAGCAATAAAGACGAGGCAGCAGCCGTAGTTGCTGAAATAGAAAAGACCGGCGCAAAAGCCGCTACCCTGCAATTGAATGCCGGCGATATTAAAAGCTTCGATGGGTTTATAGACCAGGTAAAAGGCGTATTAAAAATAACCTTCAACACAGACAGGTTCGACTTCCTTATAAATAACGCTGGCACAGCCCTATACAAATCATTCGATCAAACTACTGAAGATGAATTCGATACACTGGTAAATATCCACTTTAAAGGCGTATTTTTCCTTACACAAAAAGCATTGGCGTTAATAAATGATGGCGGCAGGATCATCAACATTTCCAGCGGTCTTGCACGGTTTAGTAACCCGGGTTCATCTGCCTACGCTTCGATGAAAGGCGCGATTGAAGTATTAAGCCGCTACCAGGCTAAGGAATTAGGCGAACGCGGCATTGCGGTAAACGTAGTGGCCCCCGGCGCTATTGAAACTGATTTTGGCGGCGGTATGGTGCGCGATAATCCCGATGTTAATGCCCGCGTTGCCGATGCAACAGCTTTGGGACGCGTAGGCGTGCCTGAGGATATTGGCGGAATAGTAGCATTTTTATGTACCGAGGAAGCCCGCTGGATAAACGCGCAACGCATAGAGGCATCGGGCGGCATGAACATTTAA